GACGCCGCGTCGTCGAGACCGCGACCGCGCGCAGCGGCCTGCCCGGCGACCGCGTGCGCGCGATCGCGTTCGACGAATCGGAAGGGCGGCTTTGGGCGGGCACGGACCGCGGGCTCGCTTGGCGTCCGCTGCGCGGCGGCCCGTGGCGCGTCGAAGAGCAAGTGCCGCGCGCGGGAATCCTCGCGCTGTCGGCGACGAAGCAGGGACGGCTCTTCGCGACGCTCGAGGACGCGACCTTCGTCACGCGCCGCGAGGGGACGTTCCGCCTCCACCGCCTCAAGGACCAGAGCGCGCCGCCCGACGCGTTCCTGCTCGACGAAGACCGCACCGTGTGGCTCGGCTCGCCGGGGGGCGGCCTGCGCCGCTACCGCGACGGAGCGACGACGATCTACGGCGTGCAGGACGGCCTCTACGACGACGAGATCTTCAGCATCCTGCCCGACGACCGCGGCAACCTCTGGTTCGCGTCGGGCAAGGGGATCTTCCGCGTCGGCCGCGCCTCGCTCGAGCGGTTCGCCTCCGGCGCGCGGAGCGCGATCGTCAGCGTGCCGTTCGCCGCCGGCGCGGCCCGCTTCCAGTGCCGCGGCGGCGTGCAGCCGGCCGGCCTGCGGGCGCGCGACGGCCGGTTCTGGTTCCCGACGACGACCGGCGTCGTCGTCGTCGATCCGGCGCACGTGCCGCGCGACGCGGCGCCCCCGCGGCCGCGCATCGAGGCGGTGCTGGTCAACGGCGTTCCCGCGCGCGAGGAGGATCTCGCGGCGCTGCGCCCGTGGCTGCGCAACATCGAGATCCAGTTCACGACGATCGCGCTCTCCGATCCGGAATCGGCCCGGCTGCGGTACAAGCTCGAGGGGTACGACCGCGAATGGCGGCCGGCCGGCGCGCGGCGCGCGGTGCAGTACACGAACCTGCCGCCGGGCGCCTATCGCTTCGTCGTCCGCGCCACCGGCGCCGCGGGGGAGGCGGACGCCGCCGAGGCGTCCACGGCGCTGCGCGTGCATCCGTACTTCTACCAGCGGCCGCCGTTCATCGCCGCGGCCGTCGCCGTGCTGGCGCTCGCGACGTGGCTCGTCTACCGCTGGCGGCTGCGCCGGATGGCCGCCGACTTCCGCCTCGTCCTCGCCGAGCGCGGGCGGATCGCGCGCGAGCTCCACGACACGCTGCTGCAGGGGCTCTCCGGCGTGACGATGCAGCTTCACGCGCTGAAGCGGCGGATGCCCGAGGGGGGCGCCGCGGCGTCGCTCGACGGGATCATCGAGGACGCCGCCGCCTGCGCCGGCGAGGCGCGGCGCTCGCTGCAGGAGCTGCGCGGCGAACGGCAGCCGGCGGGCGCGATGGCGGCGAAGCTGCACGCGCTGGCGCGCCGCGTCGTCGGGCAGGCCGACCTCGAGCTGCGGCTCCGCTGCGGCCAAGGGCTTCCCGAGCTCGCGCCGGAAGTGGAGTTCGACCTGCTGCGGATCGCGCAGGAGGCGCTGTCGAACGTCGTGCGCCACGCCGGCGCGTCGTCGGTGGAGGTCGATCTCGACGAGCGCTCGGGCGGCGTCGTCCTGCGCGTCGCGGACGACGGGCGCGGCTTCGATCCGCGCGCCGCGGGGGCGGAGGCCCACTTCGGACTGGTCGGGATGCGGGAGCGCGCCGCGCAGATCGGCGCGAAAATCTCGCTCGCCAGCGCGCCGGGGCACGGCGCGGTCGTCGAAGTTCTCGTGCCGCGCCGGGTCGTGCGCCGCAGGTCTTGGAGCCGGCCGTGACGGAACAGGCGAAGCCCGTGCGGGTTCTCTGCGTGGACGACCACCCGCTCGTGCGGAAGGGGGTGGCCGCGATCCTCGCCGCCGAGCCGGACATGGTCCTCGTGGCCGAGGCGGCCGACGGCGAAAGCGCGCTCGCCGCGTACCGCGAGCACCGGCCGGACGTCGTGCTGATGGACCTGCGCCTTCCCGGCGCGGACGGGATCGAGACGACGGCGCGGATCCGCGCCGAGCATCCCGAAGCGCGCGTGATCGTGCTCACCTCGTATTCGGGGGACCAGGACATCTACCGCGCGCTCGAGGCCGGCGTGCGCGGCTACCTGCTGAAGGAGATGGTCCACACCGACGTCGTCCGCGCGATCCGCGC
The sequence above is a segment of the bacterium genome. Coding sequences within it:
- a CDS encoding histidine kinase; the encoded protein is MALRGSIGSGTKVVRRWLARATPFAAALAAVVAAATPARALDPSVALTQYTHRAWQQQEGLPLATIYAIAQDRDGYIWLGMEGRIARFDGRFFTSFDGSPSAPLGASIVRDLAADPDGSLWLASLRRGLLRSAGGTLARVPAGAGLPGDRIDCVLRGPGDALLACTDEGLAERVGDGFVLHGTREGLPAGPVRAACRARSGVVWVAGRDFGPRSWDGKRFDAPARLAPLDKTVVHALLCGEGNDLWIATEDGLFRDDGTRLQSWGEADGLPSAAVLSLARGRGGVVWIGTRDGFARWRDGRMESYPATRGLTHGAVFALFEDDEGTLWVGTKNGLNQFVDARVVPYTSAEGLPSNDAGPVAQAADGTIWVGTLGGGAASFDGRRFHPLTTRDGLPSDRVLALAAIPDGSVWAGTDRGAARIVGRRVVETATARSGLPGDRVRAIAFDESEGRLWAGTDRGLAWRPLRGGPWRVEEQVPRAGILALSATKQGRLFATLEDATFVTRREGTFRLHRLKDQSAPPDAFLLDEDRTVWLGSPGGGLRRYRDGATTIYGVQDGLYDDEIFSILPDDRGNLWFASGKGIFRVGRASLERFASGARSAIVSVPFAAGAARFQCRGGVQPAGLRARDGRFWFPTTTGVVVVDPAHVPRDAAPPRPRIEAVLVNGVPAREEDLAALRPWLRNIEIQFTTIALSDPESARLRYKLEGYDREWRPAGARRAVQYTNLPPGAYRFVVRATGAAGEADAAEASTALRVHPYFYQRPPFIAAAVAVLALATWLVYRWRLRRMAADFRLVLAERGRIARELHDTLLQGLSGVTMQLHALKRRMPEGGAAASLDGIIEDAAACAGEARRSLQELRGERQPAGAMAAKLHALARRVVGQADLELRLRCGQGLPELAPEVEFDLLRIAQEALSNVVRHAGASSVEVDLDERSGGVVLRVADDGRGFDPRAAGAEAHFGLVGMRERAAQIGAKISLASAPGHGAVVEVLVPRRVVRRRSWSRP
- a CDS encoding response regulator transcription factor, which produces MTEQAKPVRVLCVDDHPLVRKGVAAILAAEPDMVLVAEAADGESALAAYREHRPDVVLMDLRLPGADGIETTARIRAEHPEARVIVLTSYSGDQDIYRALEAGVRGYLLKEMVHTDVVRAIRAAMAGKRFLPPEVSQKLGEFLPDTALTPREIEVVTLVAKGLANKEIAAQLGTSEGTIKVHVQNILRRLDARDRTHAVTIAVRRGIVHLP